A stretch of Vibrio maritimus DNA encodes these proteins:
- the yacG gene encoding DNA gyrase inhibitor YacG has product MSKPTVVPCPQCQKDVVWGEESPFRPFCSKQCQMIDFGEWADEENTIPGAPDMSDSDGWSEDNY; this is encoded by the coding sequence ATGAGTAAACCAACCGTTGTCCCGTGCCCACAATGTCAAAAAGACGTGGTATGGGGTGAAGAAAGCCCGTTTCGTCCATTCTGCTCTAAGCAGTGCCAAATGATTGATTTTGGTGAGTGGGCGGATGAAGAGAACACCATTCCGGGCGCACCAGACATGTCAGACAGCGATGGCTGGTCAGAAGACAATTACTAG
- the zapD gene encoding cell division protein ZapD, translated as MITNRFEHPLNEKTRIYLRVESLLRQLQHSSSFSDSNQHQIFFKSIFDLLEIFEQIQLKSELAKDLEKQRQTYRAWLNVDDVDQEMLGSILRDLDGVHRELMAAERFGQSFKEDRFLSTIRQRFGLPGGSCCFDLPTLHYWLHLPLDKRMHDAEKWLSSLKPLMDALHMWLKLTRETGRFKPQIARAGFFQSDAEEANILRLNIPMHYGVYPMVSGHKNRFSVKFIAFESGQAYPNDIEFELAVCS; from the coding sequence ATGATCACAAATAGATTCGAACACCCTCTTAATGAAAAAACAAGAATTTACCTAAGAGTTGAATCTCTACTGAGACAGCTACAACATTCCTCGTCTTTTTCAGATAGCAACCAGCACCAAATCTTCTTCAAATCCATATTTGATTTATTGGAGATCTTCGAACAGATCCAGCTAAAAAGTGAGTTGGCGAAAGATCTTGAGAAGCAGAGACAAACCTACCGTGCTTGGCTGAATGTCGATGATGTTGATCAAGAGATGCTGGGCTCTATTCTTCGTGACCTCGATGGTGTCCATCGCGAGTTGATGGCAGCTGAACGATTTGGACAATCTTTCAAAGAGGACCGATTCTTAAGCACCATTCGCCAACGATTTGGGTTGCCTGGTGGTTCATGCTGCTTTGATCTTCCGACTTTGCACTACTGGTTGCACCTACCGCTCGATAAGCGAATGCACGATGCGGAAAAATGGCTAAGTTCACTCAAGCCATTAATGGATGCCCTACACATGTGGCTCAAACTAACGCGCGAAACAGGTCGCTTTAAACCACAGATTGCACGCGCTGGATTTTTCCAAAGTGATGCCGAAGAAGCCAATATATTGCGACTCAATATTCCCATGCACTATGGCGTGTATCCAATGGTATCTGGGCATAAAAACCGTTTTTCAGTGAAGTTTATTGCCTTTGAGTCGGGGCAAGCCTACCCTAACGATATCGAATTTGAATTAGCGGTTTGTAGCTAG